The Diachasmimorpha longicaudata isolate KC_UGA_2023 chromosome 14, iyDiaLong2, whole genome shotgun sequence genome includes a region encoding these proteins:
- the LOC135169386 gene encoding pericentrin-like isoform X5 codes for MDGDERRASKRRSLEAGREILARYKASQGRMDTQGTDPSDVEESFGHNETIDTQNSSLLEDASLRDTTQSSMSVSEGEGEGDIENMAGRVAELKELLQGKEAMIESLSAEIDHMRGEACSPHSSQSQSSSQYRDLLTTYQHKLQDFEQAVAQRDNLITELTSSLEQALASRDALKDQVQFLNSLPILNPPQKGPEEPRSPPSASNLLEETIKQLNAKLQILEDEKTQEIKSYKCQINELNQRIQSLEVESTSSLDERQKVQELYDAQISKIKKDMEKILDKFAVETKQNAESHHQEIINLGEAHEKEVVALRGRYEEQVKGLQDSYNLELVEVEKKHAKELSVFQSQLASYKKTIEGMKSQMESHSEGDKGEVLGLKNQLRNAHHERELLVEQIKLHKIQVEELTAKYVAATTVFDSKESIEKSLEEALTNVAQLTQENENLKLRYDDLSAKYSAAQALIENNQIHERSMSSRIYELERSLGRMSGVNNSLFSELNETTYQTFDDLALQIQLSRQKLEEKEELERKLTNKIKHLEETVLKTSKELEDVNLQKNNYEKQLKDLKNSFDKMINSDNSSSSTRMKQLENELEEMKDILRKKDLALIERDRNMESLRAEVQQLENDCRQLMGGLQAAWNQCAERELKMSESLMNESKLGPSGINLSCVREDLIDATLLSEETFNHTRPEDIATTLVGGINSAFNRYENLFSECEKLCDVNNQLRQDLESVKLSLEHVAREKEGLLEEVDNLKEKHRQEIEGMKQQHTEDVDVLKKLFGGSGEWKEEMEGKHAQEMEELRTYFEQKVLHVEKQYSEEIFSQSKKLSDDSSEVEDMTDDLYFGGGGDAENLKDGGLGREVLEQESKGSCDKSRGVTTSEQHSQTELEPMENGELSDLRAAYSVQLEEQIALARCDIVNALQEQIQVLLAVEGDPEENWPPELLQLRNKFTNNARREVEKLKESHQIEISKLKEEYTKALENYESEMKGLTQRRMNYQFDGHLSSPDDVVKQRYESLHKICFILKGLVVDLIKYTVTCEEELNNTFITEIIKRRIMSEEQNSSNEETDKNPTISEREVPDISTKKIIKRVHFAPQSQEISSIINSETDSLLSLIEEEEDIGKKLRDELEKCLERLRSESAEIISASSTPGESTLEALSKQVLWTTKVNEELSAKLMEAEGIVEDYQVDNQQLKMKIIDLQQKISVIEGAKEIISEGYGEQDEAGGEVVVQDFSQLLEKARLATVNAAADPAYHLQLIEELCRCTEKILEDSKREKEDLQQQIDAADKQLRSTRKFLEEQASEREMERDEAAKQIKSLHDQLKERERDKERDLRISSEVEALEHQMREMTSQISDTEQRKTETESELKAAVDKIWVLRDIIMDLEQQIQSKIDQEEVLVSQITHMKEVISSQTITHQELVEELDQLKSGAENIHLLSHISHLQTELQRHQLSNEQFTVNSTALKQMKSELREMQNNLDKRIKELEALHMTGSNLSISQPSEDVSIRDQIDASRCPTPDEDGNSPLTLPLDQLLKLKEKLLKHSRTEEVAFKKIKDLDMQLSALKIQNEELQEERDILQQTTSDQLFQIEQMRGRLEQYKQSAPFAQRQATSRLELELHEVNSKVQSLEQRLSDKDLELKEMRSQLERANLLLKEKEEELNGVVHREDNEIIALREKLEVIEHEKQILESKLSVQERAQQEFPQLIDSMLADKNEEIDHLKEQLSKREKQLEALNSLNIEEPRGPIEPKNSARTLSDILSIHSECEDMSEAIRDTPSTNFHHNVSSFRREGHEEQELQKSELLVPPLDLGPSITTTPVHYRHQSMNIDSMMSGLDLKSPTLVSDDGKSLNSTSKVTKPSPPANQKTIQDLEDKLKDIYEELKSKSSTLNKREMELNELKKSLDELRTESKDSIETLTRDKDFYKSQYELSQESEKKIRRDMEEVENYLKARSEELELYQEKIQLNEKILSESKDENISLKKEIKKLEDIISNYEQKLSEKLEELNNLTQIIFEKDITIETVKTRNMEIEDENKHLYEYKTKFEMIRKDLLDNQNEVKRLSEGMNSRDVVIQRLEDMARRSTATSPEDNKDQEIHHLKDLVKEKDKLIQQMTDDSKSLHRELETVHRKMKEPGNVVELRKKLQQEKKYNTELTKMVTKLSKELEVFKEDSRHPEDLEDMVQRELNLSADLDKKIMDAIESESEDLSHRKIELHSCNSLTIKPVEQDLEKIMEQYLDIRAKLKAQSKLNNELTHHKNELEIKKEMLQCQISEYESRILQLKSDFERECKRNNNLSEELSSKKAAMRNLEVQVKKEKTAHHNSQMEDSNMIEMLRIKLTSSLNTEQQLRDNNLSLREKNKMLTSQLSALKFQIESRAGVPPLEIPSPDPEIPERISDLERENQDLRSTLQSLESERNKYKKDLEIAIEETEKLLSTLAIVEGDKDHLEIIQRRLKDTIKTREEEIEWLQRRIKGLTDAEDKRQQQRSDDEHELKSLRQEIKNVREVMHDWQIDTDQMSQQLRVSLSERAQLTQVVMALRKSEEELNKKVNEARAQEEKLQDVINELRGQLLAQRSLEERDVVDGQFVQSISELRGKLERYAHEKTILHEKLMKERAERERAEARVRELEVVTIQRNLEDSDLSNKFQKLYGKYIRVDSKRKALAFQKRYLLCVIGGYQVSEENTLSVLAKLTNSEKSFVDYGSARRRKFRSVALVVVSIIRMKWLVGRWRQGVRRNAARVVGDADKSFLGIQRGLGHSPPVREKRANGGVNYEHYLERISHVQETLGLAMGAGQKRDG; via the exons ATGGATGGGGACGAGCGACGAGCCTCCAAGAGGCGTTCCCTCGAGGCTGGACGAGAAATA CTGGCTAGGTACAAAGCATCACAAGGACGGATGGATACTCAGGGGACTGATCCATCGGATGTTGAGGAGTCATTTGGACACAATGAAACTATTGACACACAAAATTCAAGT CTCCTCGAAGATGCTTCTCTGCGAGACACGACGCAGTCCAGCATGAGTGTTTCGGAGGGAGAGGGTGAGGGAGACATCGAGAACATGGCAGGTCGAGTGGCAGAACTGAAAGAGCTCCTGCAGGGAAAAGAAGCGATGATCGAGTCCCTGAGCGCAGAGATCGACCACATGAGAGGTGAAGCCTGTTCTCCTCACTCCTCCCAGAGCCAGAGCAGTTCGCAATACCGCGACCTGTTGACAACCTATCAACACAAGTTGCAGGACTTCGAGCAGGCGGTGGCCCAACGAGACAATTTAATAACAGAACTGACGTCTTCACTGGAGCAAGCACTGGCATCCAGGGATGCTCTGAAGGACCAGGTCCAGTTCCTGAATTCTCTGCCTATACTGAACCCACCCCAGAAGGGCCCTGAGGAGCCCAGGAGTCCCCCGAGCGCCTCGAACCTTCTCGAGGAGACGATTAAACAGCTCAATGCAAAACTCCAGATCTTGGAGGATGAAAAAACTCAGGAAATTAAATCCTACAAGTGCCAGATCAACGAATTAAACCAGAGAATCCAATCCCTGGAGGTGGAGAGCACCTCGAGCCTCGACGAACGTCAGAAGGTACAAGAGCTTTATGATGCACAAATATCTAAAATCAAAAAAGACATGGAGAAGATCCTGGACAAATTCGCTGTTGAAACTAAACAGAATGCGGAGTCTCATCACCAGGAGATCATTAATTTGGGTGAAGCACATGAGAAGGAGGTGGTTGCCCTGAGGGGGAGGTACGAAGAGCAGGTCAAAGGGCTTCAGGATAGTTATAATCTGGAGCTGGTGGAGGTGGAGAAGAAACACGCGAAGGAGCTCAGTGTCTTTCAGAGCCAATTAGCTAGTTATAAGAAAACTATTGAGGGCATGAAATCACAGATGGAGAGCCATTCAGAGGGGGACAAGGGTGAGGTTCTGGGCTTGAAAAATCAGCTGAGAAATGCTCATCACGAAAGGGAACTCCTTGTAGAACAAATTAAACTACATAAGATTCAAGTGGAGGAGCTCACTGCGAAGTACGTGGCTGCTACTACTGTTTTCGACTCCAAGGAGAGTATCGAGAAGAGTCTGGAGGAGGCGCTGACCAACGTCGCACAACTGACTCAGGAGAATGAGAACTTGAAGTTGCGATACGATGATTTGAGCGCGAAATATTCAGCAGCTCAAGCCTTGATCGAGAACAATCAGATTCACGAGCGATCCATGAGCTCCAGGATTTACGAGCTAGAGAGATCCCTGGGGCGTATGTCAGGGGTCAACAACAGCCTCTTCAGTGAGCTCAACGAGACGACTTATCAGACGTTTGACGATCTAGCCCTTCAGATTCAGCTGTCGCGGCAGAAGCTCGAGGAGAAGGAGGAGCTCGAGAGGAAGCTAACCAACAAGATCAAGCATCTGGAAGAAACGGTTTTGAAGACTTCGAAGGAGCTTGAGGACGTTAACCTCCAGAAGAACAACTACGAGAAGCAGCTGAAGGACTTGAAGAATAGTTTTGATAAGATGATTAACTCAGACAACTCCTCAAGTTCAACGAGGATGAAACAATTGGAGAACGAGTTGGAAGAGATGAAGGACATTCTTAGGAAAAAAGACCTGGCTCTGATAGAGAGGGATAGAAATATGGAGAGCCTGAGGGCTGAGGTGCAACAACTTGAGAACGATTGTAGGCAGCTCATGGGAGGTCTGCAGGCGGCTTGGAATCAGTGTGCAGAACGAGAACTCAAGATGAGTGAATCCCTGATGAACGAGTCTAAGCTAGGGCCCAGCGGCATCAACTTGAGCTGTGTCAGAGAGGATCTCATCGACGCTACTCTGCTCTCTGAAGAAACCTTTAATCATACGAGGCCTGAAGACATCGCTACTACTCTCGTTGGTGGAATCAACTCAGCATTCAATCGATATGAAAACCTCTTCTCTGAATGTGAGAAACTGTGTGATGTCAATAATCAACTGAGACAGGATCTGGAGAGCGTGAAATTGTCTCTAGAACACGTTGCTAGGGAGAAGGAAGGTCTCCTGGAGGAGGTGGACAACCTGAAAGAAAAGCACCGGCAAGAAATCGAGGGGATGAAACAGCAGCACACCGAGGACGTCGATGTCCTGAAGAAACTCTTTGGAGGCAGTGGGGAATGGAAGGAAGAAATGGAGGGAAAACATGCGCAGGAAATGGAGGAGCTAAGGACGTACTTCGAGCAGAAGGTTCTGCATGTTGAGAAGCAGTATTCAGAGGAAATCTTCAGTCAATCTAAGAAATTGAGTGATGATAGCTCGGAGGTGGAAGACATGACTGACGATTTATACTTTGGAGGAGGTGGAGATGCCGAGAATCTCAAGGATGGGGGACTGGGGAGAGAGGTACTTGAGCAGGAGAGCAAGGGCAGCTGTGATAAAAGTCGCGGAGTTACCACCTCTGAacag CATTCTCAAACTGAATTGGAGCCAATGGAAAATGGAGAGTTGAGTGACCTAAGGGCGGCTTACAGTGTGCAGCTTGAAGAGCAGATTGCTCTTGCTAGATGTGATATTGTCAACGCACTACAGGAGCAGATTCAG gtTCTCCTGGCTGTTGAAGGCGACCCTGAGGAAAACTGGCCCCCTGAGCTTCTCCAACTGCGTAATAAATTTACGAACAATGCcaggagagaggtggagaaatTGAAAGAGTCCCACCAGATTGAAATCTCGAAGCTCAAGGAGGAGTATACGAAGGCCCTGGAGAATTATGAATCGGAGATGAAGGGCCTGACCCAGAGGAGAATGAACTACCAGTTTGATGGACATCTATCCAGCCCGGATGATGTCGTCAAGCAAAGATACGAGAGCCTCCACAAGATATGCTTCATTCTGAAGGGACTTGTCGTGGACTTGATTAAGTACACAGTAACTTGTGAAGAGGAACTCAACAACACATTTATAacggaaataattaaaagaagAATAATGTCAGAGGAGCAGAACTCAAGCAACGAAGAGACTGACAAAAATCCGACAATCTCAGAACGTGAAGTCCCGGATATTTCCACGAAGAAGATCATCAAACGGGTCCATTTTGCACCTCAGTCCCAGGAGATTTCGTCGATTATCAATTCGGAGACTGATTCTCTTTTGAGTCTTATTGAGGAAGAGGAGGACATTGGGAAAAAGCTCAGGGATGAGCTGGAGAAATGTTTGGAAAGACTCAGAAGTGAAAGTGCGGAAATTATTTCTGCCTCGTCGACTCCTGGGGAGAGCACGCTTGAAGCTCTATCGAAACAAGTTCTCTGGACTACTAAAGTCAATGAGGAACTCAGTGCCAAGCTCATGGAGGCTGAGGGCATTGTCGAGGATTATCAGGTTGATAATCAACAGCTGAAGATGAAGATCATTGATCTGCAGCAGAAGATTTCAGTGATCGAGGGAGCAAAGGAGATCATTTCTGAGGGCTATGGTGAGCAGGATGAGGCCGGGGGGGAAGTCGTAGTTCAAGATTTCTCGCAATTGCTGGAGAAAG CGCGTCTAGCAACTGTAAATGCAGCTGCAGACCCTGCCTACCATCTTCAACTCATCGAGGAGCTCTGCAGATGTacagaaaaaattctagagGATTCGAAACGCGAAAAAGAGGACCTTCAGCAGCAG ATCGATGCAGCAGACAAACAACTCAGGAGTACTCGTAAATTTCTGGAGGAACAAGCTAGTGAGAGGGAAATGGAGAGGGATGAGGCTGCGAAGCAAATAAAATCCCTCCACGATCAGCTGAAAGAAAGAGAACGCGACAAAGAACGAGATCTTCGAATTTCCTCTGAG GTGGAGGCCCTGGAGCACCAGATGCGCGAGATGACCTCCCAGATATCCGACACTGAGCAAAGAAAAACCGAAACCGAATCGGAGTTGAAAGCAGCAGTGGACAAAATCTGGGTTCTGCGAGACATAATAATGGACCTCGAACAGCAGATTCAATCAAAAATCGATCAAGAGGAAGTTCTAGTCTCCCAAATAACCCACATGAAGGAAGTCATCTCCAGCCAGACTATCACTCACCAAGAACTCGTTGAAGAGCTCGATCAGTTGAAATCAGGAGCTGAAAATATTCACTTACTTTCCCACATTTCCCACCTCCAGACGGAACTCCAGCGTCATCAGTTGAGTAACGAACAGTTCACGGTGAACTCCACAGCTTTGAAGCAGATGAAGTCGGAGCTACGAGAGATGCAGAATAACCTGGACAAACGAATAAAAGAGTTGGAAGCCCTCCACATGACGGGCTCCAACCTCAGTATCAGTCAACCGTCTGAAGACGTCTCGATCCGGGACCAGATTGACGCATCCAGGTGCCCAACTCCAGATGAAGATGGTAATTCTCCCCTGACACTGCCCTTGGATCAACTCCTCAAACTCAAGGAGAAGCTCTTGAAGCACTCCAGAACCGAGGAAGTAGCTTTCAAGAAAATAAAAGATCTGGACATGCAGCTGTCAGCTTTGAAAATACAGAATGAAGAACTCCAGGAGGAGCGAGACATTCTCCAACAGACGACGTCAGACCAGCTCTTCCAGATCGAACAAATGAGGGGAAGACTGGAGCAGTACAAGCAGTCAGCTCCTTTTGCTCAACGCCAGGCGACGTCTCGTCTTGAGCTCGAGCTGCACGAAGTGAACTCGAAAGTCCAGAGCCTCGAGCAACGGCTCTCCGATAAAGACCTGGAGTTGAAGGAGATGAGGAGTCAGTTGGAGCGAGCTAATCTCCTCTTAAAGGAGAAGGAAGAGGAGCTGAATGGTGTAGTTCATCGTGAGGATAATGAGATTATCGCTTTGAGGGAAAAGCTGGAGGTTATTGAGCACGAGAAGCAGATCCTGGAGTCCAAGCTTTCTGTTCAGGAACGAGCCCAGCAAGAGTTTCCCCAGTTAATCGACTCAATGCTTGCTGACAAGAACGAAGAGATTGATCATTTGAAGGAGCAGTTATCTAAGAGGGAGAAACAGCTGGAGGCACTGAACTCGCTGAATATTGAGGAGCCTCGAGGCCCCATTGAGCCAAAAAATTCGGCCAGAACGTTGAGTGATATCTTGTCGATCCACTCAGAGTGCGAGGACATGTCTGAGGCGATCAGGGATACTCCATCGACCAACTTTCACCACAATGTTTCCTCCTTCAGACGAGAGGGTCATGAGGAGCAGGAGCTGCAGAAATCTGAACTCCTGGTACCTCCTCTCGATTTGGGGCCTTCCATTACCACAACTCCAGTCCATTATCGTCATCAGTCGATGAACATCGATTCGATGATGAGTGGTCTCGATTTGAAGTCTCCGACATTAGTCTCCGATGATGGAAAGTCCCTGAATTCTACTTCAAAGGTGACAAAACCATCCCCTCCAGCCAATCAGAAAACAATCCAAGACCTTGAGGATAAGTTGAAAGATATTTATGAAGAGTTGAAGTCCAAATCATCGACTCTGAATAAACGAGAGATGGAATTGAATGAACTGAAAAAAAGTCTCGACGAACTGAGAACGGAATCGAAGGATTCTATCGAAACACTGACAAGGGACAAGGACTTTTACAAGAGTCAGTACGAATTATCACAGGAGTCTGAGAAGAAAATCAGACGAGATATGGAGGAAGTGGAGAATTATCTCAAGGCAAGGTCTGAAGAGCTTGAGTTGTACCAGGAGAAGATTcaactgaatgaaaaaattctatccgAATCGAAGGACGAAAACATATCATTAAAGAAAGAGATTAAAAAACTTGAGGATATCATTTCAAATTATGAGCAGAAGCTGTCCGAGAAGCTGGAGGAACTGAACAATTTGACCCAGATCATTTTCGAGAAGGACATCACCATTGAAACAGTGAAAACCCGAAACATGGAGATCGAGGATGAGAATAAGCATCTGTATGAGTACAAAACAAAGTTCGAGATGATTAGAAAGGATCTTCTGGACAATCAAAATGAGGTAAAGAGACTGAGCGAGGGGATGAATAGTCGGGACGTCGTCATCCAGAGACTGGAGGACATGGCGAGAAGATCGACTGCCACATCGCCAGAAGATAATAAAGACCAGGAGATTCATCACTTGAAGGATCTCGTTAAAGAAAAGGACAAGCTCATTCAACAGATGACTGACGACAGCAAGAGTCTTCACCGAGAGCTGGAGACAGTCCACAGGAAAATGAAAGAGCCTGGAAATGTCGTGGAGCTGCGTAAGAAGCTGCAGCAGGAGAAGAAGTACAATACTGAACTGACGAAGATGGTGACGAAGCTCTCGAAAGAACTGGAAGTGTTTAAGGAAGACTCACGACACCCTGAAGATCTCGAGGACATGGTACAGAGGGAGTTGAACCTGTCCGCAGatcttgacaaaaaaattatggacgCTATAGAATCAGAATCAGAAGACTTGTCCCATAGGAAAATAGAACTTCATTCTTGCAATTCTTTGACAATAAAACCAGTAGAACAAGACCTCGAGAAGATCATGGAACAGTACTTGGACATAAGGGCGAAACTAAAGGCCCAAAGCAAACTCAATAATGAGCTGACTCATCATAAAAATGAGCTGGAAATCAAGAAGGAGATGCTGCAGTGCCAGATATCAGAATACGAATCTAGAATTCTTCAGTTGAAATCAGATTTCGAAAGAGAATgtaaaagaaataataatttgtccGAGGAGTTGTCATCGAAGAAGGCAGCAATGAGAAATTTGGAGGTCCAGGTGAAGAAGGAGAAGACAGCCCACCATAACTCCCAGATGGAGGACTCCAACATGATTGAAATGTTGAGGATCAAGCTGACGTCGTCATTGAACACTGAACAACAGTTGCGAGACAACAATTTGAGtctcagagagaaaaataaaatgttaacGTCTCAGTTATCAGCGTTAAAATTCCAAATAGAGTCGAGGGCTGGTGTTCCACCCCTAGAAATTCCCTCACCCGATCCAGAGATCCCGGAGAGGATATCCGACCTGGAACGTGAGAACCAAGACCTCAGGTCGACTCTTCAAAGTCTGGAATCTGAGAGGAATAAATACAAGAAGGATCTGGAGATCGCCATTGAGGAGACTGAGAAGCTCCTCAGTACCCTAGCAATTGTGGAGGGAGACAAGGATCATCTGGAGATCATTCAGAGACGTCTGAAGGACACCATTAAAACAAGAGAGGAGGAGATTGAGTGGCTCCAGAGGAGAATCAAGGGATTGACTGATGCCGAGGACAAGAGACAGCAGCAGAGGTCTGACGACGAGCACGAACTCAAGAGCCTTCGTCAGGAGATTAAGAATGTCCGAGAGGTGATGCACGACTGGCAGATTGACACTGATCAGATGAGTCAACAGTTGAGGGTTTCATTGTCCGAGAGGGCACAATTGACACAAGTTGTCATGGCGCTGAGAAAGAGCGAGGAAGAGTTGAACAAGAAAGTTAATGAGGCGAGGGCTCAAGAAGAGAAGTTGCAAGATGTGATTAACGAACTCAGAGGACAACTGTTGGCACAGAGGAGTCTTGAGGAGAGGGACGTGGTTGATGGACAGTTTGTTCAGAGCATTAGTGAGTTGCGTGGAAAATTGGAGAGGTATGCACACGAGAAGACAattcttcatgaaaaattgatgaaggaACGCGCCGAGAGGGAGAGGGCTGAGGCCAGGGTCAGGGAGCTCGAAGTCGTCACCATTCAGAGGAATCTCGAGGATTCAGATCTGTCGAATAAGTTTCAGAAATTGTATGGAAAATATATCAGGGTCGACAGCAAGAGGAAGGCCCTTGCTTTCCAGAAGAGGTACCTTCTCTGTGTCATTGGAGGATATCAGGTGTCTGAGGAGAATACTCTTTCGGTTCTTGCCAAACTTACAAATTCAGAGAAAAGTTTCGTGGATTATGGGAGCGCGAGGAGACGAAAATTCAGGTCGGTTGCACTTGTTGTCGTTTCCATTATCAGGATGAAGTGGCTTGTAGGAAGATGGAGACAGGGAGTCCGGAGAAATGCTGCTAGGGTCGTGGGAGATGCGGACAAGAGTTTTTTGGGGATTCAAAGGGGACTGGGGCACTCACCACCAGTTAGGGAGAAGAGGGCCAATGGGGGAGTTAATTATGAGCATTATTTGGAGAGAATTTCCCACGTCCAGGAAACACTGGGATTGGCTATGGGGGCAGGACAGAAGAGGGATGGGTGA